From one Lotus japonicus ecotype B-129 chromosome 3, LjGifu_v1.2 genomic stretch:
- the LOC130746339 gene encoding uncharacterized protein LOC130746339 isoform X3, protein MQSNLNMSSTQHPTTAESTSMELDLRSFIPSLAADTDDADDGPHRTIDEILNECDTSSSSSSPSPPSSPSQTSNTNSQPEPVPFSRVKPAQFPNPTRAPRPFSSLLDRIRPNAKPGAALAAAAAASRAVPTPHAAAIISRRKVVADLGSSIAGDDDGGSDVSSKGELGEKIDRKVENIDNKIEGSESEGFSSADAEIATEVEELKDGSADIQVHTDSSLVSEEKSDLDEFPENDIDSAPFDDVGGSGEKGIVDFVDVGEKGITEAEELVSGSGFVEEGIRNEVSDGGGDDDDSSIGDVDVSELVEERLEELESRMVADRAEKKQESSKKPLELAEELEKKHASTGLHLEEGAAAQPMRLEGVRRGSTTLGYFDVDADNAVSRVISSHTFRREHGSAQVLAVHANYIAVGMAKGLIVVVPSKYSIHHADNTDGKMLMLAIQGDRSHAPVTSMSFNQQGDLLLAGYGDGHVTFWDVQKGVVAKVINGEHTTPVVHILFLGQDPQNNRQFKAVTGDCKGLVLLHSISVVPLLNRFNIKSQCLLDGQRTGLVLSASPLIFDEFSGSASPYSQGNTMVSASGISSMMGGVVGGDAGWKLFNEGSSLVEEGVVVFVTHQTALVVRLSPKLEVYAQISRPDGIREGSMPYTAWKYMAQTSSSSENMSTETTARVSLLAIAWERKVQVAKLVKSELKVYGKWSLDSAAIGLAWLDDQMLVVLTSTGQLYLFAKDGTVIHQTSFAADGIGGDDLVSYHTHLINIFGNPEKAYHNSVAIRGASIYVLGPAHLLVSRLLPWKERILVLRKAGDWMGALNMAMTLYDGHAHGVVDLPRTLDAVHEAIMPFLVELLTSYVDEVFSYVSVAFRSQIGKLDQSNNSNNRSNSVHSEIKEQYTRVGGVAVEFCCHIKRTDILFDKFFSKFVDVQQRETFLELLEPYILKDMLGSLPPEIMQELVEYYSTKGWLQRVEQCVLHMDISSLDFNQVVRLCREHGLYSALVYLFNKGLDDFRAPLEELFAVLQNSQKEIAIALGYRMLVYLKYCFTGLAFPPGHGTISSKRLPSLRKELVEFLLEDSRSLKPQTVSDITSRKPYLYLYLLLELDTEATLDVLRRAFVEDEISNACSSSPDSVDGPIEEAQKENNVAETQNTLVQNTVDALIQIIDMNIVPTDTTSFSADNELMKEWPSKDIGYMFEFIAYYVALQRAKVSKGVLCQMLEYLTSDNHFSNNVSVDSSSPKIREKQVLSLLEVLPESEWDASFVLELCESAKYHQVCGLIHTIRHEYVAALDSYMKDVDEPVHAFSFINKVFSELTDKDHTAIRSAVLSRIPDLVELSREGAFHMVISHFSDESSRIISELHSHRRSLFLYLKTLIELHLFGTLDLSNMRKVDIMNPCNGKQVMDLPQEVRYYLENISHFPKYMRENPIQVSDDLIELYLELLCQYEGGSVLKFLETFDSYRVEHCLHLCQEYGIVDAAAFLLERVGDVGSALLLTLSDLNGKFVELDAAVEAVVLNHRKGGSSHMEVFNKVLTTKEVL, encoded by the exons ATGCAGTCAAACTTAAACATGAGTTCTACTCAGCACCCGACGACAGCTGAATCAACTTCCATGGAGCTCGACCTCCGCTCCTTCATCCCTTCCCTCGCCGCCGACACCGACGACGCCGACGACGGCCCTCACCGGACAATCGACGAAATCCTCAACGAATGCGACACATCCTCTTCCTCATCATCACCCTCTCCTCCCTCTTCTCCCTCACAAACTTCAAACACCAATTCCCAACCCGAACCCGTTCCCTTCTCCCGGGTCAAACCCGCCCAATTCCCCAACCCTACCAGAGCTCCGCGCCCATTCTCCTCCCTTTTGGACCGAATCAGACCCAACGCTAAGCCCGGCGCGGCCCTCGCCGCCGCTGCTGCCGCCTCCCGAGCCGTCCCCACTCCCCATGCCGCCGCGATCATCTCCCGGAGGAAAGTTGTCGCCGATTTGGGGTCCTCGATCGCCGGCGATGATGATGGTGGTTCTGATGTTTCTTCAAAGGGGGAATTGGGCGAGAAAATCGATAGGAAAGTTGAGAACATTGATAACAAGATTGAGGGAAGTGAGAGTGAGGGTTTTTCTTCTGCTGATGCAGAAATTGCAACTGAAGTGGAAGAGTTGAAGGATGGTAGTGCTGACATTCAGGTGCACACTGATTCTTCTCTTGTGAGTGAGGAGAAGAGTGATTTGGATGAATTTCCTGAGAATGATATAGATTCTGCACCTTTTGATGATGTTGGTGGTAGTGGTGAAAAGGGtattgttgattttgttgatgtTGGTGAAAAGGGGATCACTGAAGCAGAAGAGCTAGTGAGTGGTAGTGGTTTTGTGGAAGAAGGTATTAGGAATGAGGtgagtgatggtggtggtgatgatgatgatagttcAATAGGTGATGTTGATGTTTCGGAGCTGGTGGAGGAGAGGCTTGAGGAATTGGAAAGCAGAATGGTTGCTGATAGAGCAGAGAAAAAACAAGAGTCTTCAAAGAAGCCACTTGAATTGGCTGAGGAGCTGGAGAAGAAACATGCTTCAACTGGTTTGCATTTGGAAGAGGGTGCTGCAGCCCAGCCGATGAGGCTAGAGGGTGTTCGGAGGGGGTCCACAACATTGGGATACTTTGATGTTGATGCTGATAATGCTGTATCAAGGGTCATTTCATCCCATACCTTCAGGCGTGAGCACGGTTCTGCTCAAGTCTTGGCAGTTCATGCTAATTACATTGCAGTAGGAATGGCCAAAGGTCTAATAGTTGTAGTGCCAAGTAAATATTCCATTCATCATGCAGACAACACCGATGGAAAG ATGTTGATGCTTGCTATACAAGGTGATCGCTCACATGCTCCAGTGACATCCATGTCTTTTAATCAGCAAGGAGACCTTCTTTTAGCTGGTTACGGAGATGGTCATGTTACATTTTGGGATGTACAGAAAGGTGTTGTGGCAAAAGTTATTAATGGAGAGCATACAACACCTGTAGTACATATATTGTTTCTAGGGCAGGATCCTCAGAATAATCGTCAATTTAAAGCTGTTACTGGTGATTGTAAGGGTCTGGTTCTCTTGCACAGTATCTCAGTGGTCCCTTTGCTTAATAGATTCAACATCAAATCTCAG TGTCTTCTTGATGGGCAAAGAACGGGTTTGGTGCTATCAGCTTCACCACTCATTTTTGATGAATTCAGTGGAAGTGCCTCACCTTATTCTCAGGGAAACACCATGGTCTCGGCCAGCGGTATAAGTAGCATGATGGGAGGTGTTGTTGGGGGAGATGCAGGTTGGAAACTCTTCAATGAAGGCTCTTCTTTGGTTGAAGAAGGTGTGGTTGTATTTGTCACTCATCAAACTGCCTTGGTG GTACGCCTGAGTCCTAAATTGGAAGTCTATGCTCAAATCTCTAGGCCAGATGGAATTCGAGAGGGTTCCATGCCATATACTGCATGGAAATACATGGCACAAACAAGTAGTTCTTCTG AAAATATGTCCACAGAAACTACTGCAAGAGTTTCATTGCTTGCAATTGCTTGGGAACGGAAAGTTCAGGTTGCAAAATTGGTCAAATCAGAATTAAAAGTATATGGAAAATGGTCTCTTGACAGTGCAGCTATAGGTCTGGCATGGTTGGATGATCAG ATGCTGGTAGTTCTCACTTCAACTGGACAACTGTATTTATTTGCCAAGGATGGAACTGTGATTCATCAAACCAGCTTTGCTGCAGATGGTATTGGAGGAGATGATCTAGTTTCTTATCATACACACTTGATCAATATATTTGGGAACCCTGAGAAAGCTTATCATAACTCTGTTGCTATAAGAGGAGCTTCTATTTATGTACTTGGTCCAGCACATCTTCTTGTTTCCCGTCTTCTCCCTTGGAAAGAGCGTATCTTGGTTTTACGGAAAGCGGGTGATTGGATGGGTGCCTTGAACATGGCAATGACTCTTTATGATGGCCATGCTCACGGAGTTGTTGATCTTCCTAGAACCTTGGATGCTGTACATGAGGCCATAATGCCCTTCTTGGTGGAGTTGCTTACATCATATGTAGATGAAGTTTTCTCCTATGTTTCAGTCGCATTCCGCAGCCAAATTGGAAAACTGGACCAATCCAATAATTCGAATAATAGAAGCAATTCAGTGCATTCTGAGATAAAGGAGCAATACACCCGTGTTGGTGGAGTTGCTGTTGAATTTTGTTGTCATATCAAACGGACAGACATtctttttgataaatttttttccAAGTTCGTGGATGTTCAACAGAGAG AAACATTTTTGGAGCTTCTGGAGCCATATATTTTGAAGGACATGCTTGGATCTCTACCTCCTGAG ATTATGCAAGAACTGGTAGAATATTATAGCACCAAAGGGTGGTTACAGAGAGTTGAGCAATGTGTACTTCACATGGATATTTCATCCTTGGATTTTAATCAG GTTGTCAGATTATGCCGGGAGCATGGACTATATAGTGCCCTAGTGTATCTCTTCAATAAAGGATTAGATGATTTTAGGGCACCTCTGGAGGAGCTGTTTGCAGTCTTGCAAAATAGCCAGAAAGAAATTGCTATTGCACTTGG GTATAGAATGCTAGTTTATCTCAAATACTGCTTTACAGGTCTTGCCTTTCCACCAG GCCATGGAACTATTTCTTCTAAACGCTTGCCATCTCTTAGAAAAGAACTTGTAGAGTTTTTGTTAGAGGACTCCAGATCTCTGAAACCACAGACAGTGTCAGACATTACATCCAGAAAGCCATACCTATATCTTTATCTTTTGTTAGAGTTAGACACTGAAGCAACATTAGACGTCCTCAGACGTGCTTTCGTGGAAGATGAAATTTCAAATGCCTGCTCGTCTTCACCGGATTCagtcgatggacctattgaagaagcacaaaaagaaaataatgttGCTGAAACTCAAAATACTTTAGTTCAGAACACAGTAGATGCTCTCATACAAATAATTGATATGAATATTGTTCCAACTGATACAACCTCTTTCAGTGCTGATAATGAGTTAATGAAAGAGTGGCCTTCGAAGGACATAGGTTATATGTTTGAGTTCATTGCATATTATGTTGCTCTCCAAAGAGCTAAAGTTTCTAAGGGTGTGCTGTGTCAAATGTTGGAATATTTGACATCAGATAATCACTTTTCAAATAATGTTTCTGTTGATAGTTCAAGCCCAAAAATTAGAGAGAAGCAAGTGCTTTCTCTTCTGGAAGTACTTCCAGAGTCAGAATGGGATGCGTCATTTGTGCTAGAGCTATGTGAGAGCGCCAAATATCATCAG GTTTGTGGGTTGATTCATACCATCAGACATGAGTATGTGGCTGCATTGGATAGTTATATGAAAGATGTAGATGAGCCTGTTCATGCCTTCTCCTTTATCAACAAAGTGTTCTCAGAGTTGACTGACAAGGACCATACTGCTATTCGATCAGCAGTCTTATCCAGAATTCCTGATTTGGTTGAACTAAGCAG GGAAGGAGCATTCCATATGGTTATCAGTCATTTTAGTGATGAAAGTTCCCGTATCATCTCTGAACTCCATTCTCATCGAAGAAGTCTTTTCCTTTATTTAAAGACACTCATTGAGCTTCACTTATTTGGCACGCTAGACTTGTCTAATATGAGAAAGGTTGATATTATGAATCCCTGTAATGGAAAGCAAGTTATGGATCTCCCACAAGAAGTCCGTTATTACTTAGAGAATATATCCCATTTTCCCAAGTACATGCGTGAAAATCCTATTCAAGTGTCTGATGATCTTATTGAGCTTTACCTAGAG TT